Proteins encoded by one window of Salvia splendens isolate huo1 chromosome 5, SspV2, whole genome shotgun sequence:
- the LOC121801837 gene encoding cleavage and polyadenylation specificity factor subunit 6-like codes for MDPVTGEQLDYDDGDYAGNQKMQYHQGGSIPALAEEEMIGEDDEYDDLYSDVNVGEGFLQMQRSETQAPPVVASGGFQSSKANVPGARVEGVASQEVNNERVANEGNYAAASVQFPDQKSSLPASGGPTQIMDASQRGRLPDMANNSQAAHLEYQGSESMPHKIAADRMNSSEKVVGEPAALMYPNMGNTKGVPQIPPNQMNSNANVNVNRSMGDEYMVRPSVENGNTMLFVGELHWWTTDSEIESVLIQFGKVKEIKFFDERSCGKSKGYCQVEFYDSAAASACKEGMNGHIFNGRACVVAFATPQTIRQMGASYTNKTQSQTQSQLQGRNPVNDAAGRGNGSDYPSGDAGRNFGRGGWARGNQVPNRGPGSGPMRGRGGMVNTNMMGNAPGAGGVSGGGTYGQGITGPSFGGTPGMMPHQGMMGPGFDLAYMGRGTGYGGFSGPGFPGMLPPFQAVNSMGLPGVAPHVNPAFFGRGMNPNGMSMMGTAGMVGPHSGMWNDTNMGGWGGEEHGRESSYGGEDNASEYGYGEGSHDKGVRSSAASGERERNSDRGGSSVPEKRHREEREQGGDRYDRNSRHREVKDRNRDYHHKDRESGYDDDWDKGQSSRSRSRSGAVHQNDHRSRSRDADYGKRRRMPSE; via the coding sequence ATGGATCCAGTGACTGGTGAGCAGTTAGATTATGATGATGGAGACTATGCAGGGAATCAAAAGATGCAATATCATCAAGGTGGATCTATACCTGCACTTGCTGAAGAGGAAATGATTGGTGAGGATGATGAATATGATGACCTCTATAGCGATGTTAATGTTGGAGAGGGTTTCCTGCAAATGCAGCGTTCTGAGACACAAGCGCCTCCTGTGGTAGCAAGTGGTGGGTTTCAAAGTTCGAAAGCTAATGTTCCTGGAGCTCGAGTGGAAGGGGTGGCCTCGCAAGAGGTGAACAATGAAAGGGTTGCTAATGAAGGAAATTATGCTGCTGCTTCAGTTCAATTTCCTGATCAGAAGAGTAGCTTGCCAGCCTCGGGGGGTCCGACACAGATCATGGATGCCAGTCAAAGAGGGAGGCTCCCTGATATGGCGAATAATTCTCAAGCAGCGCATCTGGAATATCAAGGATCAGAAAGTATGCCTCATAAGATTGCTGCAGATCGGATGAACAGTTCAGAAAAAGTAGTCGGTGAGCCTGCCGCGTTGATGTATCCTAACATGGGTAACACAAAAGGTGTCCCTCAGATTCCACCTAATCAGATGAACTCTAATGCAAATGTTAATGTAAATCGCTCAATGGGTGATGAATACATGGTAAGGCCATCTGTAGAAAATGGAAATACAATGCTGTTTGTAGGAGAATTACATTGGTGGACGACAGATTCTGAGATTGAAAGTGTGCTGATTCAGTTTGGGAAAGTCAAGGAGATAAAGTTTTTCGATGAAAGGTCTTGTGGTAAGTCCAAAGGTTATTGCCAAGTTGAATTTTATGATTCTGCTGCAGCCTCTGCCTGTAAGGAAGGTATGAATGGTCACATTTTTAATGGGAGAGCTTGTGTGGTGGCGTTTGCCACTCCACAGACCATAAGACAAATGGGTGCTTCTTACACAAATAAGACTCAGAGCCAGACTCAGTCTCAACTGCAAGGAAGGAATCCTGTTAATGATGCTGCAGGTAGAGGTAATGGGTCCGATTACCCAAGTGGAGACGCAGGGAGAAATTTTGGACGAGGTGGGTGGGCACGAGGGAACCAAGTGCCCAATAGGGGTCCTGGATCAGGACCTATGAGAGGAAGAGGGGGTATGGTAAACACGAATATGATGGGGAATGCACCTGGAGCTGGTGGTGTTTCTGGTGGAGGAACTTACGGACAAGGTATTACTGGCCCTAGTTTCGGTGGAACTCCTGGTATGATGCCTCATCAAGGCATGATGGGTCCCGGTTTTGATCTAGCATATATGGGTCGCGGAACTGGTTACGGAGGCTTCTCGGGCCCTGGTTTCCCAGGGATGCTTCCTCCGTTTCAAGCTGTTAATTCCATGGGGCTTCCTGGAGTGGCTCCTCATGTCAACCCAGCTTTTTTTGGCCGAGGAATGAATCCCAATGGAATGAGCATGATGGGGACTGCAGGAATGGTAGGACCTCATTCAGGAATGTGGAATGATACAAACATGGGTGGATGGGGAGGGGAAGAACATGGAAGAGAGTCTAGTTACGGTGGAGAGGATAATGCATCAGAATATGGGTATGGAGAGGGAAGTCATGACAAAGGTGTAAGGTCTAGTGCTGCTTccggggagagagagagaaattctgATCGTGGCGGGTCTAGTGTTCCAGAGAAGCGGCATAGGGAGGAGAGGGAACAAGGTGGGGACAGATATGATAGGAACTCTAGACACAGAGAAGTGAAGGATCGTAATCGGGACTATCACCACAAAGATCGTGAATCGGGTTATGATGACGACTGGGATAAAGGACAGTCTTCGAGATCCCGCAGTAGATCTGGTGCAGTGCATCAAAATGATCACAGATCTCGATCTAGGGATGCTGATTATGGGAAACGGAGACGCATGCCATCTGAATGA
- the LOC121802034 gene encoding T-complex protein 1 subunit epsilon-like: protein MAMPFDEFGRPFIILREQEQKTRLRGLDAQKPNIAAGKAVARILRTSLGPKGMDKVLQSPDGEVTITNDGATILEQMDVDNKIAKLMVELSRSQDYEIGDGTTGVVVMAGALLEHAHKLLERGIHPIRIAEGYEMASRVAVDHLECISHKFEFSATNVESLIHTCMTTLSSKIVNRCKRSLAEIAVKAVLAVADLERKDVNLDLIKVEGKVGGKLEDTELIYGIVVDKDMSHPQMPKHIEDAKIAILTCPFEPPKPKTKHKVDIDTVEKFQTLRQQEQKYFDDMVQKCKDVGATLVICQWGFDDEANHLLMHRDLPAVRWVGGVELELIAIATGGRIVPRFQELTPEKLGKAGLVREKAFGTTKDQMIYIEHCANSRAVTIFIRGGNKMMIEETKRSLHDALCVARNLIRNNSIVYGGGSAEISCSIAVDAAADKYPGVEQYAIRAFADALDAVPMALAENSGLQPIETLSAVKSQQIKENNSGCGIDCNDVGTNDMREQNVFETLIGKQQQILLSTQVVKMILKIDDVISPSEF, encoded by the exons ATGGCAATGCCGTTCGATGAATTCGGCCGTCCGTTCATCATACTACGGGAGCAGGAGCAGAAAACCAGATTGCGCGGCCTCGATGCGCAGAAGCCCAATATCGCCGCCGGAAAAGCCGTGGCGCGAATCCTCCGCACCTCTCTCGGACCTAAAGGCATGGACAAGGTGCTCCAGAGCCCCGACGGCGAGGTCACCATCA CAAATGACGGTGCCACGATCCTGGAGCAGATGGATGTGGACAACAAGATTGCGAAGCTCATGGTTGAGCTGTCGCGGAGTCAGGACTACGAAATTGGCGATGGAACAACGGGGGTTGTTGTCATGGCTGGTGCTCTTCTAGAACACGCGCACAAGTTGCTGGAACGCGGAATTCATCCCATTCGCATTGCAGAAGGCTATGAGATGGCTTCGAGGGTAGCTGTTGATCATTTGGAATGTATATCGcataagtttgagtttagtgcgACAAATGTTGAATCTCTCATTCACACCTGTATGACTACTTTATCTTCCAAGAT TGTGAATAGGTGTAAGCGCAGTCTTGCAGAGATTGCTGTTAAAGCAGTTCTTGCCGTTGCAGATTTAGAGAGGAAGGATGTTAATCTTGACTTGATTAAAGTAGAGGGTAAAGTAGGTGGAAAGTTGGAGGATACTGAACTGATATATGGAATTGTTGTTGATAAAGATATGAGTCATCCACAGATGCCAAAGCACATCGAGGATGCAAAAATTGCCATTTTGACTTGCCCCTTCGAGCCTCCAAAGCCAAAGACTAAACATAAGGTTGACATTGATACTGTGGAGAAATTCCAAACATTGCGCCAACAAGAGCAGAAATACTTTGATGATATGGTTCAGAAGTGCAAG GATGTTGGGGCTACCTTAGTTATTTGCCAATGGGGTTTTGATGATGAAGCAAACCACTTACTGATGCACAGAGACTTGCCTGCTGTCAGATGGGTTGGTGGAGTTGAGTTAGAGCTGATTGCCATTGCTACAG GTGGGAGAATTGTGCCAAGATTTCAAGAGTTGACACCAGAGAAGCTGGGCAAG GCTGGTTTGGTTCGAGAAAAAGCATTTGGAACCACTAAGGATCAGATGATATATATTGAGCACTGTGCAAACTCAAGGGCTGTAACAATATTTATACGTGGTG GTAACAAAATGATGATAGAGGAAACTAAGCGCAGCCTCCATGATGCTTTATGCGTTGCAAGGAACCTTATCCGAAACAATTCCATAGTATATGGAGGTGGATCTGCTGAAATTTCTTGTTCAATTGCTGTCGATGCAGCTGCTGATAAATACCCAGGAGTTGAACAG TATGCAATCAGGGCATTTGCTGATGCATTAGATGCTGTCCCAATGGCATTGGCTGAAAACAGTGGTCTCCAGCCAATCGAAACTTTATCTGCTGTCAAATCTCAGCAAATTAAG GAGAACAACTCCGGCTGCGGGATTGATTGCAACGATGTTGGCACAAATGACATGCGTGAACAAAATGTCTTTGAGACTTTGATCGGGAAGCAACAGCAGATTCTGCTATCAACTCAAGTTGTTAAGATGATTCTGAAAATTGATGATGTTATCTCACCATccgaattttga
- the LOC121804304 gene encoding OVARIAN TUMOR DOMAIN-containing deubiquitinating enzyme 1-like, with the protein MGQREAKPEKTEGQIEATLSLYRSKKAKAGKQLEDARSKAAKAEKQLEEEEAGDDPPLPPQIDPPLQPPQWIIWRLGGIPRLLLPIPRPLLGKYHYKEPLSSLAEEYKSGNPIFLEKIKVLTEQYAAIRRTRGDGNCFFRSFMFAYLEHILQSQDREEIDRITVIVEQCRKTLLSLGSGYAEFTFKDTFSLFLEQLESVLSGKEACISHEELVQRSRDQSVSDYVVMSFRYITSGEIRKRSEFFEPFIQGLSNTSNTSVEQFCKSSVEPMGEESDHVHITALSDALGVPIRIVCLDCSHDDKGSVSVNHHDFTPAAHKVTDANNGGVVALEPFFTLLYRPGHYDILYPK; encoded by the exons ATGGGTCAAC GTGAAGCAAAACCAGAGAAGACAGAGGGGCAGATTGAGGCTACGTTGTCCTTATACCGGTCGAAGAAGGCTAAAGCCGGGAAGCAATTGGAAGATGCCCGGTCGAAGGCGGCTAAAGCCGAGAAGCaattggaagaggaagaggccGGTGACGATCCTCCACTCCCGCCTCAGATTGATCCTCCGCTGCAGCCTCCGCA ATGGATCATATGGAGATTGGGCGGAATCCCCCGGCTCCTGCTGCCGATCCCCCGTCCCCTGCTGGGAAAATACCATTACAAG GAGCCTCTCTCATCTTTAGCAGAGGAATACAAGTCAGGAAACCCAATTTTTCTGGAGAAAATTAAG GTTCTGACTGAACAATATGCTGCCATCAGGCGAACAAGGGGAGATGGGAATTGCTTCTTCCGTAGCTTTATGTTTGCTTACCTG GAGCATATTCTGCAATCACAAGACCGTGAAGAAATCGACCGCATCACGGTCATTGTGGAGCAATGCAGGAAGACACTTCTCAGCTTGGGCTCAGGCTACGCAGAATTTACTTTCAAAGACACTTTTTCG CTGTTCCTTGAGCAACTTGAAAGTGTTCTTTCAGGAAAAGAAGCTTGCATAAG CCATGAGGAACTTGTACAGAGAAGTAGAGATCAGTCAGTATCTGACTATG TTGTGATGTCCTTCAGATATATTACATCTGGTGAAATAAGGAAGCGTTCGGAGTTCTTTGAACCATTTATTCAAGGATTAAGTAATACCAGTAATACCTCAGTGGAGCAG TTCTGCAAATCATCGGTGGAGCCAATGGGTGAAGAGAGTGATCATGTCCACATTACCGCATTGTCAGATGCACTTGGCGTGCCAATCCGCATAGTCTGTCTTGATTGCAGTCATGATGATAAAGGTAGCGTGAGCGTGAACCATCATGACTTCACTCCTGCTGCACACAAGGTCACTGATGCTAATAACGGTGGTGTCGTTGCTCTTGAACCGTTCTTTACCTTGCTGTACCGGCCCGGTCACTATGACATTCTGTACCCAAAATAA